The Persephonella atlantica genome includes a window with the following:
- a CDS encoding 5-formyltetrahydrofolate cyclo-ligase produces MKKVLRESILKRRISHKKAEEDSKKIAERFLQLPQLKKAKNILLYYPHKNEVDTRYIIKQLADSKRFNLYLPKVSGKEILPVKVKDLSSLKKGYAGIMEPEGESVSPEKINIVVVPAVAYDLKGHRLGYGKGYYDRFLKSTQALKVGVAYDFQVVDQLPAEEHDIPVDIIITPTRIIKTKEDEER; encoded by the coding sequence TTGAAGAAAGTTTTAAGAGAGAGTATTTTAAAAAGAAGAATAAGCCATAAAAAGGCTGAGGAAGACTCAAAGAAAATAGCAGAGAGATTTCTGCAACTGCCTCAGCTAAAAAAGGCTAAAAATATTTTGCTGTACTATCCTCATAAAAATGAGGTAGATACAAGGTATATTATCAAGCAGTTAGCAGACTCAAAAAGATTCAATCTATACCTTCCTAAAGTTTCAGGAAAAGAGATTTTACCTGTAAAAGTAAAAGACCTGTCTTCTCTAAAAAAAGGTTATGCAGGTATTATGGAACCTGAAGGAGAATCTGTTTCCCCTGAAAAAATAAACATTGTAGTGGTTCCAGCAGTGGCTTACGACCTTAAAGGACACAGATTAGGTTATGGCAAAGGTTACTATGACCGGTTTTTGAAAAGCACACAGGCTCTGAAGGTAGGGGTTGCTTACGATTTTCAGGTTGTAGACCAGCTTCCTGCAGAGGAACACGACATTCCTGTGGACATCATTATAACCCCTACCAGAATAATTAAGACAAAGGAGGATGAAGAAAGATGA
- the pheT gene encoding phenylalanine--tRNA ligase subunit beta codes for MRVPYSWIKEFVDIDVSAEKVVERLNETGIEATFYPFGSRVENTTVVKVLSVKKHPERDRLLICEATDGKEKYQIVTAAQNVFEGAKVPLAKEGAKVGDIVIKPVKFGSIVSQGMFLSLEEMGVVEKAEGVFIFPEEVKEGEDPNRLLGLGEEQIIEIEITPNRGDALSVRGLSREIAAIFGLKRKEKLPVISIAQEEIPCIQFSTDKVHRYRAVVIKDVEVRPSPFDIQLKLIKSSQTPINNIVDITNYILIQEGQPLHAFDLDKIEGEIHVRPAKDGEKIITLDGEERELNHQDIVIADDKKAIAIAGVIGGENTKVDDSTKNILLEAAVFDNVSVRKTSKRLSVSTESSYRFERGVDIENLPNAQDKAVELIQKTAGGEAVGEKDIYPRPYTPKRIKLREKTTVRVLGFEVKKEQAKKLLNSLEIPTEIVEDGTVSEIPAFRAFDLEREIDLVEEVGRLSGLNEVSETYPKISTQSFRKSDEFLFELRTRDFFRDNGFDETVSYTFVDEEIYKVLELPIPPIKIKNYLLKTQSIMRDNLAVSLLKTFQHNLRFQSRNLKIFEISSAFFEDYEEIRLGILAAGSFVEGFGFTKGKERFSTEQNWDFLKLKGVILSYLKSLGLYDIEFRQTDIPYLNPYQSADIVVNGENTGYLGKIHPRKADVLKLPKDTYICELRLRYVPRELKENSADKKGYLFNLYKNRKTPVFRELPKFPSVKRDLAFEVDESLQVDKLLKAIKDSSEYVERVKLFDVYYVSESRKSVAVSVDFRAEDRSLSDEEVNSIVEEIVKKLQQQFEGLKLRSKEG; via the coding sequence ATGAGAGTTCCTTACTCGTGGATTAAAGAGTTTGTTGATATAGATGTTTCAGCAGAAAAAGTTGTGGAAAGACTTAATGAAACAGGTATTGAGGCCACTTTCTATCCTTTTGGCAGTAGAGTTGAAAACACCACTGTTGTAAAAGTGCTTTCTGTAAAAAAACATCCAGAGAGAGACAGGCTCCTCATATGTGAGGCAACAGACGGGAAAGAGAAGTATCAGATTGTTACCGCAGCACAGAATGTTTTTGAAGGGGCAAAGGTTCCCCTCGCAAAGGAAGGAGCAAAAGTTGGAGACATAGTTATAAAACCTGTAAAATTTGGCTCTATTGTTTCTCAGGGTATGTTTTTATCCCTTGAAGAGATGGGAGTTGTTGAAAAAGCAGAAGGAGTTTTTATATTTCCTGAAGAGGTAAAAGAAGGGGAAGACCCTAACAGATTACTTGGCCTTGGGGAAGAACAGATAATAGAGATAGAGATTACACCAAACAGAGGAGATGCCCTGAGCGTAAGAGGTTTATCAAGAGAGATTGCAGCCATATTTGGTCTGAAAAGAAAAGAGAAACTGCCTGTAATATCAATAGCACAGGAAGAGATTCCCTGTATACAGTTTTCTACAGATAAAGTTCACAGGTACAGGGCAGTAGTGATAAAAGATGTAGAAGTAAGACCTTCTCCATTTGATATTCAGCTGAAACTTATAAAATCTAGTCAGACTCCCATTAACAACATTGTTGATATAACAAACTACATACTCATTCAGGAAGGACAGCCTCTGCATGCTTTTGATTTAGATAAGATTGAAGGTGAAATACATGTCCGTCCTGCTAAAGATGGGGAGAAAATCATCACACTTGATGGAGAGGAAAGGGAATTAAACCATCAGGACATCGTTATAGCAGATGATAAAAAAGCTATAGCTATTGCTGGAGTGATAGGTGGAGAAAACACAAAGGTTGACGACAGTACTAAAAACATTCTGTTAGAAGCGGCAGTGTTTGATAATGTCTCGGTGAGAAAAACATCAAAGAGGCTGTCTGTTTCAACAGAATCTTCCTACAGATTTGAAAGAGGTGTGGATATAGAAAACCTTCCAAATGCACAGGACAAAGCGGTTGAATTAATACAGAAAACGGCAGGTGGTGAGGCTGTTGGCGAAAAAGACATATATCCACGCCCTTATACACCAAAAAGGATAAAGCTGAGAGAGAAAACTACAGTCAGAGTTTTAGGATTTGAAGTTAAAAAAGAGCAGGCAAAAAAACTTCTCAACAGCTTAGAGATACCGACAGAAATTGTTGAAGACGGAACAGTCTCAGAAATCCCTGCCTTCAGGGCTTTTGATTTAGAAAGGGAAATTGACCTTGTTGAAGAAGTTGGAAGGCTGTCTGGTCTGAACGAGGTTTCTGAAACATACCCTAAAATATCCACACAATCTTTCAGAAAAAGTGATGAGTTTTTGTTTGAGCTGAGAACAAGGGATTTCTTCAGGGATAACGGATTTGACGAAACAGTCAGCTACACGTTTGTTGATGAGGAGATATACAAAGTATTAGAACTGCCAATACCACCTATAAAGATAAAGAACTATCTCCTCAAGACACAAAGCATAATGAGAGATAACCTTGCAGTAAGTCTTCTAAAAACATTCCAGCACAACCTCCGTTTTCAAAGCAGAAATCTGAAGATATTTGAGATTTCTTCAGCATTTTTTGAGGATTATGAAGAGATAAGGCTGGGAATTCTTGCTGCAGGTAGTTTTGTGGAAGGGTTTGGCTTTACAAAAGGTAAAGAAAGATTTTCAACAGAGCAGAACTGGGACTTTCTGAAACTAAAGGGAGTGATTCTCAGCTATCTAAAATCTTTAGGGCTTTATGATATTGAATTTAGACAGACAGACATACCGTATCTGAACCCATATCAGTCAGCTGATATTGTTGTAAATGGCGAAAACACAGGATATCTTGGCAAGATACATCCGAGAAAGGCAGATGTTTTAAAACTGCCTAAGGATACTTATATCTGTGAACTCAGACTGAGGTATGTTCCACGGGAACTTAAAGAAAATTCAGCAGATAAAAAGGGATACCTGTTTAATCTATACAAAAACAGAAAAACTCCCGTATTCAGAGAGCTTCCTAAATTCCCATCTGTTAAAAGAGACCTTGCCTTTGAAGTTGACGAATCACTGCAGGTGGATAAATTATTAAAAGCTATAAAGGACAGCTCCGAATATGTAGAAAGGGTAAAACTGTTTGACGTTTATTACGTGTCAGAAAGCAGGAAAAGTGTTGCTGTTTCTGTAGATTTTAGAGCAGAAGACAGGTCTCTATCTGATGAAGAAGTGAACAGTATTGTAGAAGAAATTGTTAAAAAACTGCAGCAGCAGTTTGAAGGACTAAAATTAAGGTCAAAGGAAGGCTAA